The following proteins are co-located in the Candidatus Eisenbacteria bacterium genome:
- a CDS encoding 6-carboxytetrahydropterin synthase, translated as MVTQAYLTRKERFAAAHHYGVPRLPREEAEGLFGTTAVHGHNYVLETTIRGPVDPRTGMVENLVTVKEIIRQRVLADLDQRFLNEHVDRFREEPPTLENISALIWERLEPAFTEGKLWRIRLYEDETLFVDRVEGRSEVFLTRVFEFSASHRLHEPGLSDDRNREIFGKCNNPHGHGHNYVVEVTVGGAVDPRTGTVGNLVEIDCVVNDLVIEYLDHKHLNSDVEEFRDLNPTAENIARVIWDRLGENVGGAKLHRIRLYETARNIADYYGPKG; from the coding sequence ATGGTGACCCAGGCGTATCTCACACGCAAGGAACGTTTTGCGGCGGCGCACCACTACGGTGTCCCCCGGCTTCCCCGCGAGGAGGCGGAGGGGCTCTTCGGGACGACCGCGGTTCACGGCCACAACTACGTCTTGGAAACGACGATCCGGGGGCCGGTCGACCCTCGAACCGGGATGGTCGAGAACCTCGTCACGGTGAAGGAGATCATTCGGCAGCGCGTGCTCGCCGACCTCGACCAGCGCTTCCTGAACGAGCACGTGGATCGTTTTCGAGAGGAGCCGCCGACTCTCGAAAACATCTCGGCGCTCATCTGGGAGCGCCTCGAGCCGGCTTTCACGGAGGGGAAGCTCTGGCGGATCCGGCTCTACGAGGACGAGACTCTTTTCGTCGATCGCGTGGAAGGGAGGAGCGAGGTGTTTCTGACGAGGGTGTTCGAGTTCTCTGCGTCGCACCGGCTCCACGAGCCGGGGCTTTCGGACGATCGGAACCGCGAGATCTTCGGGAAATGCAACAACCCGCACGGTCACGGGCACAACTACGTGGTCGAGGTGACGGTGGGAGGGGCGGTCGATCCGCGGACGGGGACGGTGGGGAACCTCGTCGAGATCGATTGTGTCGTGAACGATCTCGTGATCGAATATCTCGATCACAAGCATCTGAACTCGGACGTCGAGGAGTTTCGGGATCTGAACCCGACGGCGGAGAACATCGCGCGGGTGATTTGGGATCGGCTCGGGGAGAACGTCGGCGGCGCGAAGCTGCACCGGATCCGTTTGTACGAGACCGCGCGGAACATCGCGGACTATTACGGGCCAAAGGGGTAG
- a CDS encoding glutamate--tRNA ligase: protein MTEIRVRFAPSPTGYLHVGGARTALFNWLFARKRGGVFVLRIEDTDRERSSEEMVATIVDGLRWLGLDWDEGPYFQGERVDAHRECARRLLDANRAYRCFCSAEELDAARKQAIAEKRSGAVRCACRAMDPEEAKRRGASEPFAIRFRTPEGETVAFDDIVYKATSKGTDDIEDFVLLRSDRSPTYHLSVVADDAEMRITHVIRGQDHLSNTPKQILLHRALGNPVPVFGHLPLLLAPNKAKLSKRTHGEVVSLTFYRDRGFVPDAFVNFLALLGWSPGGDRERLSRAELVEHFDLSRVNLSNAVFNFALGDERNWTDPKAIALNAEYIASMSLGELLPIVRPFLERASLWRDEFEGERAGWFRRTIDLLRERCRTLADFAERGRPYFSDAFEMEEKALEKNLRGKAEEIRGRLAALADRLAAVEPWEAAAIEPIVRAFAEENALKIGTLMNAARAALTGTNVGPSIFDVFEIVGRERAAARLRAAEELL, encoded by the coding sequence TTGACCGAGATCCGAGTCCGTTTCGCGCCGAGCCCGACCGGATACCTTCATGTCGGCGGGGCGAGAACGGCCCTCTTCAACTGGCTCTTCGCGAGGAAGCGGGGCGGCGTCTTCGTTCTTCGGATCGAGGACACGGACCGCGAGCGCTCGTCGGAAGAGATGGTCGCGACGATCGTGGACGGGCTCCGATGGCTCGGGCTCGACTGGGACGAGGGGCCGTACTTCCAGGGGGAGAGGGTGGACGCGCACAGGGAGTGCGCGCGCCGTCTTCTCGACGCGAACCGCGCCTATCGCTGCTTCTGCTCGGCGGAGGAGCTGGATGCGGCGAGGAAGCAGGCGATCGCGGAGAAGCGGTCGGGGGCGGTGCGCTGCGCGTGCCGCGCGATGGATCCCGAGGAGGCGAAGAGACGCGGGGCGTCGGAGCCGTTCGCGATTCGCTTCCGGACGCCCGAGGGGGAGACGGTCGCGTTCGACGACATCGTGTACAAGGCGACGTCGAAAGGGACGGACGACATCGAGGACTTCGTTCTTCTTCGTTCCGACCGCTCGCCGACCTACCACCTCAGCGTGGTCGCGGACGACGCCGAGATGCGGATCACGCACGTCATTCGCGGGCAGGACCATCTCTCGAACACCCCCAAGCAGATCCTTCTTCATCGCGCGCTCGGGAACCCGGTCCCCGTCTTCGGGCACCTTCCTCTTCTTCTCGCGCCGAACAAGGCGAAGCTCTCGAAGCGGACGCACGGCGAGGTGGTGAGCCTCACGTTCTATCGGGACCGCGGCTTCGTGCCGGACGCGTTCGTGAACTTCCTCGCGCTTCTCGGCTGGTCGCCGGGGGGAGACCGCGAGAGGCTCTCGCGCGCGGAGCTCGTCGAGCACTTCGATCTTTCACGCGTGAACCTGTCGAACGCGGTCTTCAACTTCGCCCTGGGGGACGAGCGGAACTGGACCGATCCGAAGGCGATCGCGCTGAACGCAGAGTACATCGCCTCGATGTCGCTGGGCGAGCTTCTTCCGATCGTGCGGCCGTTTCTCGAGCGCGCATCTCTCTGGAGGGACGAGTTCGAGGGAGAACGCGCCGGGTGGTTCCGCCGGACGATCGATCTTCTTCGCGAGAGATGCCGGACGCTCGCCGACTTCGCGGAGCGCGGGCGGCCGTACTTCTCAGACGCCTTCGAGATGGAAGAGAAGGCGCTCGAGAAGAACCTGCGCGGCAAGGCGGAGGAGATTCGCGGGCGGCTCGCGGCGCTCGCGGACCGCCTGGCGGCGGTCGAGCCGTGGGAGGCGGCGGCGATCGAGCCGATCGTGCGTGCGTTCGCCGAGGAGAACGCCCTCAAGATCGGGACGCTCATGAACGCGGCGCGCGCGGCGCTCACCGGAACGAACGTCGGCCCGAGCATCTTCGATGTGTTCGAGATCGTGGGGAGGGAGCGCGCCGCCGCGCGGCTTCGAGCGGCGGAAGAGCTGCTCTAG